The following coding sequences lie in one Brevibacterium marinum genomic window:
- a CDS encoding iron-sulfur cluster-binding domain-containing protein, with translation MKRGDDPKTPLAQRVRGLEMPWNRVLSSGVGPAGAASALGPWHPQEFTAECVETIPEAGDMMVFVFRRMDGAPLAFRSGQYINIDFPVHGENAEPVSRSYSISSAPTEPWTFSITIKRDPKGLVSTWAHDSIRPGTVLEMLGPVGAFHLADYDRRARYLLLGAGAGITPLMSMVRTIHSLPGQADVVLLYHGSAPDRFAFSEELDFLARADFRIEVVYTLGDRAQADREQADGEPGDRESGEASPRTAPAWTGRAGRLSTALLEEIVPDANGRQVFACGPEGYLNTATDCLREVGVDDTSVFMEFFSGDRATRAEYAEEVALAGEIAEEIASSTEEYYEQQPPALEMYEPEYTAEGPVEATGVPVEAVDALAEVPVEPEVEVIVEGVGSDAEVGAGSEIDSAAASAGETVTSATESDNETAVVDPANFATVGEGEHTMAFVRTGLNVRVASDDFVLDAARRAGVKIGANCQEGMCGSCKVVKLDGDVDMNHQGGIRAREIDAGKFLPCCSTALSDLVIDA, from the coding sequence ATGAAGCGCGGCGATGACCCGAAGACTCCGCTGGCACAGCGGGTCCGGGGCCTCGAAATGCCATGGAACCGGGTGCTGAGCTCTGGTGTCGGACCCGCCGGTGCCGCCTCGGCGCTGGGACCCTGGCATCCGCAGGAATTCACTGCCGAATGCGTCGAGACCATCCCCGAGGCGGGTGACATGATGGTCTTCGTCTTCCGCAGGATGGACGGCGCCCCGCTCGCGTTCCGGTCGGGTCAGTACATCAACATCGACTTCCCCGTGCACGGGGAGAATGCCGAGCCGGTGTCGAGGAGCTACTCGATCTCGAGTGCGCCGACGGAGCCGTGGACGTTCTCCATCACGATCAAACGCGACCCGAAGGGACTCGTCTCGACCTGGGCGCATGATTCCATCAGGCCGGGCACGGTGCTCGAGATGCTGGGCCCGGTGGGGGCGTTCCACCTCGCCGACTACGACCGTCGAGCCCGCTACCTCCTGCTCGGTGCCGGGGCGGGCATCACCCCACTCATGTCGATGGTGCGCACGATCCACTCCCTGCCGGGGCAGGCCGACGTCGTCCTCCTCTATCACGGCTCCGCGCCGGACCGCTTCGCGTTCAGTGAGGAGCTGGACTTCCTGGCCCGAGCCGACTTCCGGATCGAGGTCGTCTACACGCTGGGAGACCGAGCGCAGGCGGACCGGGAACAGGCGGACGGGGAACCGGGTGACCGGGAATCGGGGGAGGCCTCGCCCCGCACCGCGCCTGCCTGGACCGGGAGAGCAGGCAGACTCTCCACCGCGCTCCTCGAGGAGATCGTCCCCGACGCCAACGGGCGCCAAGTCTTCGCGTGCGGCCCCGAGGGATACCTCAACACCGCGACCGACTGCCTGCGAGAGGTCGGCGTCGACGACACCTCGGTGTTCATGGAGTTCTTCTCCGGCGACCGTGCGACCCGCGCCGAATACGCCGAGGAGGTCGCGCTGGCCGGGGAGATCGCCGAGGAGATCGCCTCCTCGACCGAGGAGTACTACGAGCAGCAGCCGCCCGCCCTGGAGATGTACGAACCCGAGTACACCGCCGAGGGACCCGTCGAAGCCACGGGCGTCCCGGTCGAAGCAGTCGACGCCCTGGCCGAGGTTCCGGTCGAACCGGAAGTCGAAGTGATCGTCGAAGGTGTCGGCTCGGACGCCGAGGTGGGTGCCGGGAGCGAGATCGACTCAGCGGCCGCCTCGGCGGGGGAGACGGTCACCTCGGCGACGGAGTCGGATAACGAAACCGCGGTCGTCGACCCGGCCAACTTCGCTACTGTGGGCGAGGGCGAGCACACGATGGCGTTCGTGCGCACCGGACTCAACGTTCGGGTCGCCTCGGACGACTTCGTCCTCGACGCCGCCCGCCGTGCGGGAGTGAAGATCGGCGCGAACTGCCAGGAGGGCATGTGCGGGTCCTGCAAGGTCGTCAAGCTCGACGGCGACGTCGACATGAACCATCAGGGCGGCATCCGCGCACGGGAGATCGACGCCGGGAAGTTCCTGCCCTGCTGCTCGACCGCGTTGAGCGACCTGGTCATCGACGCCTGA
- a CDS encoding aromatic ring-hydroxylating oxygenase subunit alpha: MTAVNLAPTKRGFPAGFSEDRLDEIRRLLDTRRTGFSLEAPFYTDDHLFNLDMQAIFGQNWVFACSVAEIPEPGDYVTLDYGPYSLLVLRTDDGGVNVLHNVCRHRGARVLTEASGTTGNLVCGYHSWTYSPDGQLIHASAPGEMEFDKACYSLKQAHGKIVAGLVFLCLADEPPTDFDDTAAIFAPYVAPHELAKTKVAYQQNIIEEANWKLVMENNRECYHCDGHPELACALFPTWGLSDETIPRHLADVWDRNQQAQASLEYRCRRYGLPYEVVEELDTRIAGIRISRESLDRQGESFSADGRRLSKKLLGDLPDFRLGRCSMHLQPNSWFHLLGDHVVTFTVLPINAHQTQVRTTWLVADDAVEGVDYDLETLTHTWKQTNLQDKDFVELCQKGATSPFYEQGPYMKSEYQVEAFINWYVQRMREHVG; encoded by the coding sequence TTGACCGCAGTGAATCTGGCGCCGACGAAGAGGGGCTTCCCCGCCGGCTTCAGCGAAGACAGGCTCGATGAGATCCGCCGACTGCTCGACACGCGACGCACCGGCTTCTCCCTCGAGGCTCCGTTCTACACCGATGACCATCTCTTCAACCTCGATATGCAGGCCATCTTCGGTCAGAACTGGGTCTTCGCCTGCAGCGTCGCGGAGATCCCGGAGCCCGGGGACTACGTCACCCTCGACTACGGCCCGTACTCCCTGCTCGTCCTGCGCACCGACGACGGAGGCGTCAACGTCCTCCACAACGTGTGCCGCCACCGCGGTGCCCGCGTCCTCACCGAGGCCAGCGGCACCACGGGCAACCTGGTCTGCGGATACCACTCGTGGACGTACTCGCCCGATGGGCAGCTCATCCACGCCTCGGCGCCGGGGGAGATGGAATTCGACAAGGCCTGTTACTCGCTCAAACAGGCGCACGGGAAGATCGTCGCCGGCCTCGTCTTCCTCTGCCTGGCGGACGAGCCCCCGACCGACTTCGACGATACGGCGGCGATCTTCGCTCCCTACGTCGCACCGCACGAACTCGCGAAGACCAAGGTCGCCTACCAGCAGAACATCATCGAGGAAGCCAACTGGAAACTCGTGATGGAGAACAACCGTGAGTGCTACCACTGCGACGGTCACCCGGAGCTGGCCTGCGCCCTGTTCCCGACGTGGGGCCTGAGCGATGAGACGATCCCACGCCATCTCGCGGACGTCTGGGACCGCAACCAGCAGGCCCAGGCTTCGCTGGAATACCGGTGCCGACGCTACGGGCTGCCCTACGAAGTCGTCGAGGAACTCGACACCCGCATCGCGGGGATCAGGATCTCACGCGAATCCCTCGACAGGCAGGGGGAGTCGTTCTCGGCCGATGGCAGGCGCCTGTCGAAGAAGCTCCTCGGCGATCTTCCCGATTTCCGCTTGGGTCGCTGTTCGATGCATCTGCAGCCCAACAGCTGGTTCCATCTCCTCGGCGACCATGTCGTGACCTTCACGGTGCTCCCGATCAACGCGCACCAGACTCAGGTCCGGACCACCTGGCTCGTCGCCGACGATGCCGTCGAAGGCGTCGACTACGACCTCGAGACGCTGACACACACGTGGAAGCAGACGAATCTGCAGGACAAGGACTTCGTCGAACTCTGCCAAAAGGGAGCGACGAGTCCCTTCTACGAGCAGGGGCCCTATATGAAGAGCGAATACCAGGTCGAGGCCTTCATCAACTGGTACGTCCAGCGGATGCGGGAGCACGTGGGATGA
- a CDS encoding LysR family transcriptional regulator has product MIDPRLITLRTFAACGTVAATAELTGYSPSAVSGQLRELQHSLGMTLLVKDGRGLRLTSSGRYLVRRTDALMAEWEDIRASSLTAGDQAPSQFGIGGFSTASSNLLAPLAAKLRGAHTDVGVHVIEASPSRCFELLVAERIDLAVVVAMQGEVQVEEDPRFEKIDLLDDPLDVMVPSDHELAERDSVSLAELAGEEWISAGPGSPYHALFVAAFTAAGVTPTVSHETIEWETSAALVGAGVGVSLIPRLASSLGEANATRVRLSGSGRLSRKIIAAVRAGSSESPLIRESLAHLHTTARHILSTRLGEAPTAG; this is encoded by the coding sequence ATGATCGATCCGCGTCTCATCACGCTTCGGACCTTCGCCGCCTGCGGCACCGTCGCCGCCACGGCCGAGCTCACTGGCTACTCCCCTTCGGCCGTATCCGGGCAGCTGCGCGAACTCCAGCACTCATTGGGCATGACCCTCCTCGTCAAGGACGGAAGGGGACTGCGGCTGACCTCGAGCGGACGGTATCTGGTGCGTCGCACGGACGCTCTCATGGCCGAGTGGGAGGACATTCGCGCCTCGTCGCTGACCGCGGGCGATCAGGCTCCGTCCCAGTTCGGCATCGGGGGATTCTCCACGGCTTCGTCGAACCTCCTCGCACCGCTGGCCGCGAAGCTGCGCGGCGCCCACACCGACGTCGGCGTCCACGTCATCGAAGCGAGTCCCTCTCGCTGCTTCGAGCTCCTCGTCGCCGAACGCATCGATCTGGCCGTGGTCGTCGCGATGCAGGGTGAGGTCCAGGTCGAGGAGGATCCGCGCTTCGAGAAGATCGATCTGCTCGACGATCCGCTCGACGTCATGGTTCCCTCCGACCACGAGCTGGCCGAACGGGATTCGGTCTCGCTCGCCGAGCTCGCCGGTGAGGAATGGATCAGCGCCGGGCCGGGCTCGCCCTATCACGCTCTCTTCGTCGCGGCCTTCACCGCCGCCGGCGTCACCCCGACCGTCTCGCACGAGACCATCGAGTGGGAGACCTCGGCGGCGCTTGTCGGCGCCGGTGTCGGGGTCAGCCTCATCCCCCGCCTGGCGAGCTCGCTGGGCGAGGCCAATGCCACCCGGGTCAGACTGAGCGGCTCCGGGCGTCTGAGCCGGAAGATCATCGCCGCGGTCCGGGCCGGCAGCAGCGAATCGCCGCTCATCCGGGAATCCCTTGCGCACCTGCATACGACGGCACGGCACATTCTGTCGACCCGCCTCGGAGAGGCTCCGACGGCTGGGTGA
- the fdhA gene encoding formaldehyde dehydrogenase, glutathione-independent, whose amino-acid sequence MSNKAISYAGPGEVSVVDTEYPEFVLKDGPGVHPANVGRKVEHGVILKTVATNICGSDQHMVRGRTTAPEGLVLGHEITGEVVEIGRDVEFVKVGDLVSVPFNISCGRCRNCIERQTGICLNVNPDRPGSAYGYVDMGGWVGGQAEYVLVPYADWNVLKFPDKDQAMEKILDLAMLSDIFPTGFHGAVGAGVTIGSTVYVAGAGPVGIAAATSAQLLGASVVIVGDLNEDRLAQARGFGCETVDVSKGDPKDQIEQILGTPEVDCGIDAVGFEARGHGKEAATEAPATVLNSLMDITRAGGSLGIPGLYVTGDPGAADEAAQQGSLSMRFGLGFAKSHVFVTGQCPVMKYNRGLMHAILNDKVSIAKNVNATPIALEDAPQGYADFDSGVAKKFVLDPHGMIRA is encoded by the coding sequence ATGAGCAACAAGGCAATCAGCTACGCAGGCCCGGGAGAAGTCAGCGTGGTCGACACCGAATATCCCGAGTTCGTCCTCAAGGACGGACCCGGCGTGCATCCGGCCAATGTGGGCCGCAAGGTCGAGCACGGCGTCATCCTCAAGACCGTGGCCACCAACATCTGCGGCTCGGATCAGCACATGGTCCGCGGTCGCACCACCGCCCCGGAAGGCCTCGTCCTCGGCCACGAGATCACCGGTGAGGTCGTCGAAATCGGCCGTGACGTCGAATTCGTCAAGGTCGGCGACCTCGTCTCCGTGCCGTTCAACATCTCCTGCGGTCGCTGCCGGAACTGCATCGAACGCCAGACCGGCATCTGCCTCAACGTCAACCCCGATCGCCCGGGTTCGGCCTACGGCTATGTCGACATGGGTGGATGGGTCGGCGGGCAGGCCGAGTACGTCCTCGTTCCCTACGCCGACTGGAATGTGCTGAAGTTCCCGGACAAGGACCAGGCGATGGAGAAGATCCTCGATCTGGCCATGCTCTCCGACATCTTCCCCACCGGCTTCCACGGTGCGGTCGGCGCCGGGGTCACGATCGGTTCGACCGTCTACGTCGCCGGTGCGGGGCCGGTCGGGATCGCAGCGGCCACCTCGGCGCAGCTGCTCGGGGCTTCCGTCGTCATCGTCGGCGACCTCAACGAGGACCGGCTCGCGCAGGCACGCGGCTTCGGGTGTGAGACCGTCGACGTGTCCAAGGGCGACCCGAAAGATCAGATCGAGCAGATCCTCGGCACTCCCGAGGTCGACTGCGGCATCGACGCCGTCGGCTTCGAGGCTCGCGGCCACGGCAAGGAGGCCGCCACCGAGGCTCCGGCCACCGTGCTCAACTCGCTCATGGACATCACCCGCGCCGGCGGCAGCCTGGGCATCCCGGGACTCTACGTCACCGGGGACCCGGGTGCAGCAGATGAGGCCGCCCAGCAGGGATCTCTGTCGATGCGCTTCGGCCTCGGCTTCGCGAAGTCCCACGTCTTCGTCACCGGCCAGTGCCCGGTCATGAAGTACAACCGCGGCCTGATGCACGCCATTCTCAACGACAAGGTCTCGATCGCGAAAAACGTCAACGCCACCCCGATCGCGCTCGAGGATGCCCCTCAGGGCTACGCCGACTTCGATTCGGGTGTCGCGAAGAAGTTCGTCCTCGACCCCCACGGCATGATCAGGGCCTGA
- a CDS encoding M20 metallopeptidase family protein, which yields MSTSSAAAVPDFRTEAQHHLGDLISLRRTLHANPELGCQLPFTQTTVLAELEGLGLEITTGESLTSIVAVLKGGRPGPAVLLRGDMDALPVVEDTGLDFASTNGNMHACGHDMHTAGLVGAARLLAAHREEMPGSVVFMFQPAEEVEGGAEPMIAEGVLEAAGVPLVAAYGIHVEADERGRFTTKGGPLMAGFADLNLTVHGAGGHSSQPQATRDPVPAVAEIALALNTMTTRSFDIFDPVVVSVTQLEGSQASNIIPDTAKLTASIRYLSADSIALLQERVPEIAENIARAHRCTAEVDFRLGFPVTVNNPAETRMVIDRLGEIFGTEHVEEMAAPRMGSEDFSYVLEKVPGTFVFLGATPEGVDPEAETNHSPRVVFDDGLLGDQAAALAHLAFARLADEQI from the coding sequence ATGTCCACATCATCTGCCGCCGCTGTCCCCGATTTCCGCACCGAAGCTCAGCACCACCTCGGCGATCTCATCTCCCTGCGCCGAACCCTGCACGCCAACCCCGAGCTCGGCTGCCAGCTGCCCTTCACCCAGACGACCGTTCTGGCCGAACTCGAAGGTCTCGGACTCGAAATCACCACCGGGGAGTCGCTGACCTCGATCGTCGCCGTGCTCAAGGGCGGGCGACCCGGGCCCGCAGTTCTGCTGCGCGGGGACATGGATGCCCTGCCCGTGGTCGAGGACACCGGCCTCGACTTCGCCTCGACGAACGGAAACATGCACGCCTGCGGCCACGATATGCACACCGCCGGTCTTGTCGGAGCCGCCCGCCTGCTCGCCGCGCACCGGGAGGAAATGCCCGGTTCGGTCGTGTTCATGTTCCAACCCGCCGAGGAGGTCGAGGGCGGTGCCGAGCCGATGATCGCCGAGGGAGTCCTCGAGGCCGCGGGAGTGCCGCTCGTTGCGGCTTACGGAATCCATGTCGAAGCCGACGAGCGCGGGAGGTTCACCACCAAGGGCGGTCCGCTCATGGCCGGATTCGCCGACCTCAACCTGACCGTCCACGGCGCGGGCGGCCACAGCTCGCAGCCGCAGGCCACCCGCGACCCGGTGCCCGCAGTCGCGGAGATCGCGCTCGCCCTGAACACGATGACGACCCGGTCGTTCGACATCTTCGACCCCGTCGTCGTCTCCGTGACCCAGCTCGAAGGCTCACAGGCCAGCAACATCATCCCGGATACGGCGAAGCTGACCGCCTCGATCCGCTACCTCTCCGCCGACTCGATCGCACTGCTGCAGGAGCGCGTGCCCGAGATCGCGGAGAACATCGCCCGGGCACACCGGTGCACCGCCGAGGTGGACTTCCGGCTCGGGTTCCCCGTGACCGTGAACAACCCCGCCGAGACACGCATGGTCATCGACCGCCTCGGCGAGATCTTCGGCACCGAGCATGTCGAGGAGATGGCGGCGCCGCGCATGGGTTCGGAGGACTTCTCCTATGTGCTCGAGAAGGTGCCGGGCACCTTCGTGTTCCTTGGAGCCACGCCCGAGGGTGTCGACCCGGAGGCGGAGACCAACCATTCGCCCAGGGTGGTCTTCGACGACGGACTCCTCGGCGACCAGGCCGCCGCCCTGGCCCACCTGGCGTTCGCGCGCCTGGCAGACGAACAGATCTGA
- a CDS encoding dihydrofolate reductase family protein, which produces MRIIITQNMTLDGRVEMLDDWFDPQAQDEELSAELMRQSADEEVLLLGRQTFEDFRGYWPLQTGDTTGVAAHLNQIDKRVVSATLTEPEWENTSIISGDPVEAVAAVREEPGRDVIVTGSITLAHALITAEVIDEFRMFTYPVWQGRGRHFFPDDARPRLRLLDSKSFPSGVVYSAYASES; this is translated from the coding sequence GTGCGCATCATCATCACCCAGAACATGACCCTCGACGGTCGAGTCGAGATGCTCGACGACTGGTTCGATCCGCAGGCTCAGGACGAGGAGCTCAGTGCCGAACTCATGCGGCAGTCGGCCGACGAGGAGGTGCTGCTGCTCGGACGGCAGACATTTGAGGACTTCCGCGGCTACTGGCCGCTGCAGACGGGTGACACCACCGGCGTCGCCGCTCATCTCAATCAGATCGACAAACGCGTCGTCTCGGCAACCTTGACCGAGCCGGAGTGGGAGAACACGAGCATCATCAGCGGCGATCCCGTCGAAGCCGTCGCCGCTGTGCGCGAAGAGCCCGGGCGCGACGTCATCGTCACCGGCAGCATCACCCTGGCACATGCACTCATCACCGCCGAGGTGATCGATGAGTTCCGGATGTTCACCTATCCCGTGTGGCAGGGCCGCGGCCGGCATTTCTTCCCCGATGACGCCCGCCCACGACTGCGGCTGCTTGACTCGAAGTCCTTCCCCAGCGGGGTCGTCTACTCGGCCTATGCGTCTGAGAGCTGA
- a CDS encoding VOC family protein: MTARFRGVFLTCQDSARTAAFYRDLAGLPLDEAGSEEYSYYVLDVDGIQIALHDAQAFADYSFPPNPESNLTHLYFRIEDQRAFLEDVRSVGAPLIDVDDVVVTVQDPDGREVMFGTA, translated from the coding sequence ATGACTGCACGGTTCAGAGGAGTCTTCCTGACATGTCAGGACAGCGCAAGGACCGCGGCCTTCTATCGGGATCTGGCGGGCTTGCCGCTCGACGAGGCCGGCAGCGAGGAATACAGCTACTACGTGCTCGATGTCGACGGAATCCAGATCGCCCTCCACGATGCGCAGGCCTTCGCCGATTACAGCTTCCCGCCGAATCCGGAGTCGAACCTCACTCACCTGTACTTCCGCATCGAAGATCAGCGAGCCTTCCTCGAGGATGTGAGAAGTGTCGGCGCACCGCTGATCGACGTCGATGACGTTGTCGTCACAGTCCAAGACCCCGACGGCCGCGAGGTCATGTTCGGCACCGCCTGA
- a CDS encoding SurA N-terminal domain-containing protein → MPKAGVSVQKSKWLLGLVVATAVGSLAACGSAEEEPQAEQTSASAQQEAGSDASGQGQGQGQDGKPNTDGIPDVVAEVNGEKITKDDFVPLYETQYQQMQMQSQQSGQQVDEKKLKDQTAENLVSTELLSQKADDHGVKVSDKDIDKALEESAKSSQMSKKDFLAAMKKQGMDEKKVHAELKTQLKIEDLIEDVSGPFKASDEEIGQAYQQAKTQQEQMGQQGGQQGGQQSQVPPLEEMRPQLEKQVKSQKSTEATQKYAGKLRDKADVTINL, encoded by the coding sequence ATGCCGAAAGCAGGAGTGAGTGTGCAGAAGAGCAAATGGCTGTTGGGCCTCGTCGTCGCGACAGCAGTGGGATCATTGGCAGCTTGCGGCTCTGCCGAGGAAGAGCCGCAAGCCGAACAGACATCCGCCTCGGCGCAGCAGGAGGCCGGAAGCGACGCATCCGGCCAAGGCCAGGGTCAAGGTCAGGATGGAAAGCCGAACACGGACGGCATTCCTGACGTCGTCGCCGAGGTCAATGGTGAGAAGATCACGAAGGACGACTTCGTCCCGCTCTACGAGACCCAGTACCAGCAGATGCAGATGCAGTCGCAGCAGTCCGGTCAGCAGGTCGACGAGAAGAAGCTCAAGGACCAGACGGCCGAGAACCTCGTGAGCACCGAGCTGCTCAGCCAGAAGGCGGACGACCACGGTGTCAAGGTCTCCGACAAGGACATCGACAAGGCTCTCGAGGAATCCGCCAAGTCGAGCCAGATGAGCAAGAAGGACTTCCTCGCGGCCATGAAGAAGCAGGGGATGGACGAGAAGAAGGTCCACGCCGAGCTCAAGACTCAGCTGAAGATCGAGGACCTCATCGAAGACGTCTCCGGCCCCTTCAAGGCCAGCGATGAAGAGATCGGCCAGGCCTACCAGCAGGCGAAGACCCAGCAGGAGCAGATGGGACAGCAGGGTGGCCAGCAGGGCGGTCAGCAGTCCCAGGTTCCGCCGCTCGAGGAGATGCGCCCGCAGCTCGAGAAGCAGGTCAAGAGCCAGAAGTCCACCGAGGCGACTCAGAAGTACGCCGGCAAACTGCGCGACAAGGCCGACGTCACGATCAACCTCTGA
- a CDS encoding L-lactate MFS transporter, producing the protein MASVLTRSAIVAPKNFNRWLIPPAALAIHLCIGQVYAFSVFKIPFMTHFDAGEVSIGWIFSIAILMLGISSAVFGPWVEKNGPRASMVAAGTCWVVGFFIASLGIMTGQLWLVYLGYGVIGGIGLGIGYISPVSTLMKWFPDRPGLATGLAIMGFGGGALIASPMSNQLMSLYGGGTEPENLVAGLTPTFVTLGIVYAVVIAAGAFVIRVPHPEWKPKGFDPAKSTTKSLQTKGNVSVRNAIRTPQFWFLWVVLFLNVTAGIGILENAAPMIQAYFGITAAAAAGFVGLLSIGNMAGRFVWSTTSDYLGRKNNYMLYLGVGLLLYLVVALFGGSSLILFILATLVIISFYGGGFSTVPAYLKDLFGVYQVGAIHGALLTAWSAAGVAGPLIVNSVVEAGEKAGKTGPELYTPGMYIMVGALAVGFVANALIRPVNEKFFEREETVRAEQAASLEGND; encoded by the coding sequence ATGGCTTCCGTCCTCACTCGGTCGGCGATCGTCGCACCGAAGAACTTCAACCGGTGGCTGATCCCGCCGGCCGCCCTGGCAATCCATCTGTGCATCGGGCAGGTCTACGCATTCAGCGTGTTCAAGATCCCGTTCATGACGCACTTCGACGCCGGCGAGGTCTCGATCGGCTGGATCTTCTCGATCGCGATCCTCATGCTCGGCATCTCCTCCGCCGTCTTCGGGCCCTGGGTGGAGAAGAACGGCCCACGGGCATCGATGGTCGCCGCGGGCACCTGCTGGGTGGTCGGCTTCTTCATCGCCTCCCTGGGAATCATGACCGGCCAGCTCTGGCTGGTCTACCTCGGCTACGGCGTCATCGGGGGCATCGGTCTGGGCATCGGCTACATCTCTCCCGTCTCGACGCTGATGAAGTGGTTCCCCGACCGCCCTGGGCTGGCCACCGGTCTGGCCATCATGGGCTTCGGCGGCGGCGCACTCATCGCCAGCCCGATGTCGAACCAGCTGATGAGCCTCTACGGCGGCGGCACGGAGCCGGAGAATCTCGTCGCCGGCCTGACACCGACATTCGTCACCCTCGGCATCGTCTACGCCGTCGTCATCGCCGCGGGCGCCTTCGTCATCAGGGTGCCTCACCCCGAGTGGAAGCCGAAGGGCTTCGACCCGGCGAAGTCGACGACCAAGTCGTTGCAGACGAAGGGCAATGTCTCCGTCCGCAACGCCATCCGCACCCCGCAGTTCTGGTTCCTGTGGGTCGTCCTCTTCCTCAACGTCACCGCGGGAATCGGCATTCTGGAGAACGCCGCGCCGATGATCCAGGCCTACTTCGGCATCACCGCCGCGGCCGCGGCCGGATTCGTCGGACTGCTCTCGATCGGCAACATGGCCGGACGCTTCGTCTGGTCGACGACCTCGGACTACCTCGGCCGCAAGAACAACTACATGCTCTACCTCGGCGTCGGGCTGCTGCTCTATCTGGTCGTGGCGCTCTTCGGGGGAAGCTCCCTCATCCTCTTCATCCTCGCCACACTCGTCATCATCTCCTTCTACGGCGGCGGCTTCTCCACCGTCCCGGCCTACCTCAAGGACCTCTTCGGCGTCTACCAGGTGGGAGCCATCCATGGTGCGCTGCTGACCGCCTGGTCTGCTGCCGGTGTCGCCGGACCGCTCATCGTCAACTCCGTCGTCGAGGCGGGCGAGAAGGCAGGCAAGACCGGGCCCGAGCTCTACACCCCGGGCATGTACATCATGGTCGGCGCACTGGCCGTCGGCTTCGTCGCCAACGCCCTCATCCGCCCGGTCAACGAGAAGTTCTTCGAACGCGAAGAGACCGTCAGGGCCGAACAGGCAGCATCCCTCGAAGGCAACGACTGA
- a CDS encoding TVP38/TMEM64 family protein: MTNAEGAVPHRRAHSESRVPWGAVLRNVALALAVLAGLWLAFNVHLPSLDGIQNQIAEAGFWGFGIFILLYAVVAATPIPVTIMAVAGGLAFGLVFGTVLSMIGVVAGCFGGYWISRGLGRETVMRLLGSHAEAVESRLTDGGFYAVCTLRLMPGFPYWPVNYGSGALGIRSRTFLIATVVSALPGQLSLVAVGAFIGHPGIINGTAVAISWALVIVLTILTFRRWKSTRKGSAESADEDDPQ; encoded by the coding sequence ATGACGAATGCCGAGGGCGCCGTGCCTCACAGGAGGGCTCACAGCGAATCCCGTGTGCCCTGGGGAGCTGTCCTGCGCAATGTGGCTCTGGCATTGGCCGTGCTTGCCGGACTGTGGCTGGCATTCAACGTCCATCTGCCCTCGCTCGACGGGATTCAGAATCAGATCGCCGAGGCGGGCTTCTGGGGCTTCGGCATCTTCATCCTTCTCTACGCGGTCGTCGCGGCCACCCCGATTCCGGTCACCATCATGGCAGTCGCCGGCGGACTCGCGTTCGGCTTGGTGTTCGGCACCGTTCTGTCGATGATCGGCGTGGTGGCGGGCTGCTTCGGCGGCTACTGGATCTCCCGGGGCCTGGGGCGCGAAACCGTTATGAGACTGCTGGGCTCTCACGCGGAAGCGGTCGAGTCGCGACTGACCGATGGCGGCTTCTACGCGGTCTGCACCCTGCGTCTCATGCCCGGATTCCCCTACTGGCCGGTGAACTACGGCAGCGGGGCACTGGGCATCAGGAGCCGCACATTCCTCATCGCCACCGTCGTCTCTGCCCTGCCAGGGCAGCTCTCCCTGGTCGCTGTCGGGGCCTTCATCGGACATCCCGGAATCATCAACGGCACTGCCGTCGCCATTTCGTGGGCACTCGTCATCGTATTGACGATCCTCACGTTCCGCCGGTGGAAGTCCACCCGGAAGGGCTCTGCGGAATCCGCCGACGAGGACGACCCGCAGTGA